One segment of Radiobacillus kanasensis DNA contains the following:
- a CDS encoding gamma-type small acid-soluble spore protein — MAKKKKTQAGTDVQEVQRQNQAAAQGQQFGTEFASETDAQSVKQKNKKSQQKK; from the coding sequence ATGGCAAAGAAAAAGAAAACACAAGCTGGTACTGACGTACAAGAAGTACAACGCCAAAACCAAGCGGCTGCTCAAGGCCAACAGTTTGGTACAGAGTTTGCTTCTGAGACTGATGCTCAATCTGTAAAACAGAAAAACAAAAAGTCTCAACAAAAGAAGTAA
- the ntdP gene encoding nucleoside tri-diphosphate phosphatase encodes MAGPAPGSLIQIHSYKHDGQLHRVWDNSLVLKANRNVLIGANDKALVTESDGRTWVTREPAICYFHSRLWFNIIGMLRTDGIYYYCNISSPFVYDDEALKYIDYDLDIKVFPDMTFTLLDEDEYELHKAQMNYPEVLDRILKNNVEYLIRWIRQRKGPFSPEFIDSWYELYLTYR; translated from the coding sequence ATGGCTGGCCCAGCTCCAGGTTCTTTAATTCAAATACACAGCTATAAACACGATGGTCAGCTCCACCGGGTTTGGGATAATAGCTTAGTCCTTAAAGCAAATCGCAATGTCCTTATTGGTGCGAACGACAAGGCTTTGGTGACCGAAAGTGATGGACGAACTTGGGTAACGAGAGAGCCTGCTATTTGCTATTTTCATTCTAGATTATGGTTTAATATCATAGGAATGCTTCGCACGGACGGAATTTACTATTATTGCAATATTAGCTCACCATTTGTCTACGATGATGAAGCACTCAAATACATTGATTACGATCTGGATATAAAGGTTTTCCCAGATATGACTTTTACTCTACTAGATGAAGATGAGTACGAACTCCATAAAGCTCAGATGAACTATCCAGAGGTTTTAGACCGTATATTGAAAAATAATGTAGAGTATCTCATTAGGTGGATACGTCAACGCAAGGGTCCTTTTTCTCCCGAGTTCATCGACTCGTGGTATGAATTGTACTTAACCTATCGATAA
- a CDS encoding ABC transporter ATP-binding protein yields MESMKRYMQFVKPYKWKILITVLIGIVKFGIPLLMPLIVKYVIDNIIGANDLTADEKLSHLFWMMGGAFVIFLVLRPPVEYYRQYLAQWTGNKILFDIRDKLFDHIQRLSLRYYSQTKTGEIISRVINDVEQTKNFVMTGLMNIWLDMVTIVIALIIMATMNVWLTLVAIVLFPFYGLSVKIFYGRLRELTRQRSQALAEVQGHLHERVQGIPVTRSFALEDYEQEQFNNQNTNFLTKAIKHTEWNARTFAVMNTITDLAPLLVVGFAGYFAVTGDITIGTIAAFVGYMDRVYSPLRRLISSSTVLTQSIASMDRVFEFIDEEYDIVDEEGSPKLERVKGHVSLENISFRYDDDEELVLQNVSLDVKQGETIAFVGMSGGGKSTLISLIPRFYDVTDGRILIDDQDIRSVQARSLRDQIGMVLQDNILFSESIAMNIRMGKPDATDEEVIEAAKAANAHEFVSNLPQGYDTLVGERGVKLSGGQKQRIAIARVFLKNPPLLILDEATSALDLESEHLIQEALEKLASDRTTFIVAHRLATITHADRIVLIENGKISEVGSHSELMKRKGGYYNLYQVQQLDED; encoded by the coding sequence GTGGAAAGCATGAAACGGTACATGCAATTTGTAAAACCGTATAAATGGAAAATTCTCATTACAGTATTAATCGGTATTGTGAAATTCGGAATCCCGCTCTTAATGCCGCTAATCGTAAAATATGTGATTGATAATATTATCGGAGCCAATGATCTAACGGCCGATGAAAAGCTATCACATCTCTTTTGGATGATGGGCGGGGCGTTTGTCATCTTTTTAGTGCTTCGACCACCGGTTGAGTACTACCGTCAATACTTAGCGCAATGGACGGGGAATAAAATTTTATTTGATATTCGTGATAAGCTGTTTGATCATATCCAACGATTGAGCTTGCGCTATTACTCGCAAACCAAAACGGGAGAAATAATCTCACGAGTAATTAATGATGTGGAGCAGACGAAAAACTTTGTTATGACAGGGCTCATGAATATTTGGCTTGATATGGTGACTATTGTGATCGCACTCATTATTATGGCGACCATGAATGTTTGGCTAACATTGGTTGCTATCGTATTATTCCCGTTCTACGGGTTATCGGTGAAAATCTTTTACGGACGCCTAAGAGAGCTTACACGCCAACGTTCGCAAGCTTTAGCAGAAGTGCAGGGGCATCTGCATGAACGCGTTCAAGGAATTCCTGTGACGAGAAGCTTCGCGTTAGAGGATTATGAGCAAGAGCAATTTAATAATCAAAATACGAACTTTTTAACGAAAGCAATTAAACATACAGAATGGAATGCGAGAACCTTTGCAGTGATGAATACGATTACCGATTTAGCCCCACTTCTCGTCGTAGGGTTCGCTGGTTACTTTGCGGTAACAGGTGATATTACAATCGGAACTATTGCGGCTTTTGTTGGGTACATGGATCGGGTATACAGCCCGTTAAGAAGGTTGATTAGCTCTTCTACAGTCCTAACACAATCGATTGCTTCGATGGATCGTGTTTTCGAATTTATTGATGAAGAATATGATATTGTCGATGAAGAAGGATCGCCGAAATTGGAACGAGTGAAAGGACATGTGTCCCTTGAAAATATATCGTTCCGTTATGACGATGACGAGGAGCTTGTACTCCAAAATGTTTCGTTGGATGTAAAGCAGGGGGAAACCATAGCCTTTGTCGGAATGAGTGGTGGCGGAAAATCAACACTAATCAGTCTTATCCCAAGATTTTATGATGTGACGGACGGGCGCATTTTGATTGATGACCAGGACATTCGCAGTGTGCAAGCAAGGTCCCTAAGAGATCAGATTGGAATGGTTTTACAGGACAACATTCTATTTAGTGAATCGATTGCGATGAACATTCGGATGGGGAAACCGGATGCGACAGATGAAGAAGTTATCGAAGCAGCAAAAGCGGCGAATGCACATGAGTTCGTCTCCAACCTCCCACAAGGCTATGACACGTTAGTTGGGGAGCGTGGAGTCAAGCTATCTGGCGGGCAAAAACAACGAATTGCCATTGCTCGTGTGTTTTTAAAAAATCCTCCGTTACTTATTTTAGATGAAGCGACTTCAGCCTTGGATTTAGAGAGTGAACACTTAATTCAGGAAGCGTTAGAAAAACTAGCCTCAGACCGAACAACGTTTATTGTGGCACATAGACTGGCGACCATTACACATGCGGATCGCATCGTTTTGATTGAAAACGGAAAAATAAGCGAGGTCGGTTCTCATTCGGAGTTAATGAAAAGAAAAGGTGGCTATTATAATCTCTATCAAGTACAACAGCTTGATGAGGACTAG
- a CDS encoding flavoprotein, with translation MDFKNWLVDYKNAWKTCDLDKMKQYISKGYQAREVRSGEIMDFGYEESINGWEQGFQFVKQSKGEWELKELAHYPLHDREEMVVMIATIRVNGERLNSGNLFFETFAYKEGKWQLVRSYIEAGLSSDKMDEY, from the coding sequence ATGGACTTTAAAAACTGGCTAGTAGACTACAAGAATGCATGGAAAACCTGTGACTTAGATAAGATGAAGCAATACATATCCAAGGGTTATCAAGCAAGAGAGGTTCGTAGTGGCGAAATTATGGATTTTGGCTATGAAGAATCAATAAACGGTTGGGAACAAGGATTCCAGTTTGTAAAACAATCGAAGGGAGAATGGGAGTTAAAGGAGCTCGCACATTATCCTTTGCATGATCGGGAGGAAATGGTAGTTATGATCGCCACGATTCGAGTGAATGGAGAGCGGTTGAATTCAGGAAACCTGTTTTTTGAAACCTTTGCGTATAAGGAAGGGAAATGGCAGTTAGTACGAAGCTATATTGAAGCGGGGTTATCCTCAGATAAGATGGATGAATATTAA
- a CDS encoding DUF2975 domain-containing protein: MGVSVLGFCLFVLPDLARDAAIQNPEYAYLRYPVVYGLWTPLIPFLIALYQAFKLLMYIERNSAFSHASVISLKYIRNCAVAIIGIFIIGDVFLITQNALHPGIGLLCLAIMGASLVIAVFAAVLKKLLLNALKIKAENDLTV; the protein is encoded by the coding sequence ATGGGTGTTTCGGTTCTCGGATTTTGCCTATTTGTACTACCAGACTTAGCAAGGGATGCGGCCATTCAGAATCCTGAGTATGCTTATTTGAGATATCCTGTTGTTTATGGATTATGGACTCCTTTGATTCCTTTTTTAATTGCGCTCTATCAGGCCTTTAAACTACTGATGTATATAGAAAGGAATAGTGCATTTTCCCATGCATCTGTAATCTCATTAAAGTATATAAGAAACTGTGCTGTTGCGATCATTGGAATTTTTATCATTGGGGACGTCTTTCTTATTACTCAAAATGCTCTACACCCGGGTATAGGACTCTTATGTCTCGCTATCATGGGGGCATCTTTGGTGATAGCCGTATTTGCTGCTGTACTGAAGAAACTCTTACTAAATGCATTGAAAATAAAAGCAGAGAATGATCTAACTGTTTGA
- a CDS encoding CBO0543 family protein gives MVPNQNEYFEKLVSIRETLKEAGTEYWQLYSDFSTWQFWVVCFILFAPLVILLFTIDRKNIFQIGFFGFAVHVLFAYIDSFGIQYGLWGYPYQVFPFLPSLSLDASIIPISIMLVYQWTLKHDKNFFIYAIITAAIFGFGFKPFLVLIGLFEKYKWVNYLIIFFIYIVLFLLGYLLTRLFQRMQKKSLDTK, from the coding sequence GTGGTTCCGAATCAAAACGAGTATTTTGAAAAACTAGTTTCTATTCGAGAAACTTTAAAAGAGGCAGGTACAGAATATTGGCAGCTTTATTCAGACTTTAGCACGTGGCAATTTTGGGTAGTTTGTTTTATATTATTCGCTCCTCTTGTCATCCTTCTCTTTACCATTGATCGAAAGAACATTTTTCAAATTGGATTTTTTGGATTTGCTGTCCATGTCCTATTTGCCTATATAGACTCATTCGGAATTCAATATGGCTTGTGGGGGTATCCGTATCAGGTGTTCCCATTTCTACCAAGCCTTTCGTTGGATGCATCCATTATCCCTATTTCAATCATGTTAGTGTATCAGTGGACGCTAAAACATGATAAGAACTTCTTCATTTATGCGATCATCACAGCAGCTATTTTTGGATTTGGATTTAAACCATTCTTGGTTTTAATTGGCTTGTTCGAAAAGTACAAATGGGTAAACTACCTTATCATCTTCTTTATATATATCGTGTTATTTTTATTAGGTTATCTACTAACCAGATTATTTCAACGAATGCAGAAGAAATCTCTAGATACTAAATAG
- a CDS encoding NUDIX hydrolase, whose amino-acid sequence MKKWKTLKSEYLHKSPFGNIRKDQCELPNGIVIDDYYVNEYSDWVNAVVITKDKQIVLVEQYRYAGGDFFLEVPAGKREEGETHEEGLVREVKEETGFTSLKDPILLGEFMVNPATQNNKVKTYLILDAYKAYEQDLDDTEEIKVTLFDFEEFGNLVRTNQIKTQLFTANAYFMAQDFLSSKSNGI is encoded by the coding sequence ATGAAAAAATGGAAAACACTAAAATCAGAATATCTACATAAGAGCCCATTTGGCAATATTAGAAAAGATCAATGTGAGCTTCCTAATGGCATTGTAATCGATGACTACTATGTTAATGAATATTCGGATTGGGTAAATGCTGTTGTCATAACGAAGGACAAGCAAATCGTTCTTGTCGAACAATACCGTTATGCTGGAGGGGACTTCTTCCTGGAAGTACCTGCTGGGAAAAGAGAAGAAGGCGAAACGCACGAGGAAGGTTTAGTTAGAGAGGTAAAGGAAGAAACAGGTTTTACTTCCTTGAAGGATCCGATTCTTTTAGGTGAATTCATGGTTAATCCAGCCACACAGAATAATAAAGTAAAGACATACTTGATTCTTGATGCATATAAAGCATATGAGCAGGATTTGGATGATACAGAAGAGATAAAGGTAACACTGTTTGATTTTGAAGAATTCGGAAATTTAGTGAGAACAAATCAAATTAAAACACAGCTCTTTACAGCCAATGCCTATTTTATGGCGCAAGATTTTCTTTCGAGTAAGAGTAATGGGATCTAG
- a CDS encoding GNAT family N-acetyltransferase, with amino-acid sequence MNISIEKPKPEHAEMVAEICSVGWKQTVEGKLSEEYQKQTVEFWYNQERILNDMESGSYTHVALVNSKVVGVIGGAMTSSQTGEVFVLYVDETYRYKGIGRLLLEALTKQQKEKGATEQWVSVQENNQRGIPFYEARGFTFQEKKITPTDTGEEQVSLRYYRKLKG; translated from the coding sequence GTGAATATTTCAATTGAAAAGCCCAAGCCAGAACATGCAGAGATGGTTGCGGAAATTTGCTCAGTCGGCTGGAAGCAAACTGTGGAAGGAAAGTTAAGTGAAGAATATCAAAAGCAGACTGTGGAATTTTGGTATAACCAGGAGCGGATTTTAAATGATATGGAATCAGGTTCCTATACGCATGTAGCACTTGTGAACTCCAAAGTGGTTGGTGTTATTGGTGGCGCTATGACAAGTTCTCAGACTGGAGAAGTGTTTGTTCTTTATGTGGATGAAACTTACCGATATAAAGGAATTGGAAGACTTCTCCTTGAAGCCTTGACGAAACAGCAAAAAGAAAAAGGTGCAACGGAACAATGGGTGTCTGTTCAGGAAAATAATCAACGCGGCATTCCATTCTACGAAGCTAGGGGCTTTACCTTTCAGGAGAAAAAGATTACCCCAACAGATACGGGAGAGGAGCAGGTATCTCTTCGGTATTATAGGAAACTAAAAGGATAG
- a CDS encoding DUF1648 domain-containing protein, whose amino-acid sequence MSDSWKRPKIKMSKTKREWAWDIIGYTCYLGSVIFLIIIWNMLPEEVPAHYNASGEVDRWGSKTELLILPIVGAFISVFMHWIEKFPEVHNYPRRFNESNAEEFYLLSRKMINQIKNICLIIFSLILFESVSIALDWGSGFGKWFLPITILGTGVPIVLGIIKQKKIK is encoded by the coding sequence ATGTCAGACTCCTGGAAGCGTCCAAAAATTAAAATGTCAAAAACAAAAAGGGAATGGGCATGGGATATCATTGGATATACCTGTTACTTAGGATCGGTAATCTTTTTAATTATCATTTGGAACATGCTTCCGGAAGAAGTTCCTGCACATTATAACGCTTCGGGTGAAGTTGATCGTTGGGGATCGAAAACAGAACTGCTCATCTTACCTATTGTCGGTGCATTTATCTCTGTTTTCATGCATTGGATAGAAAAATTCCCTGAAGTACACAATTATCCTAGACGATTTAATGAATCCAACGCAGAAGAGTTTTATTTACTAAGTCGAAAAATGATAAATCAGATAAAAAATATTTGTCTCATTATTTTCTCTTTAATCTTATTTGAATCAGTTTCCATTGCATTAGACTGGGGAAGTGGATTTGGTAAATGGTTTTTACCGATAACGATTCTTGGTACGGGTGTTCCAATTGTATTAGGTATAATTAAGCAAAAAAAAATTAAATAG
- a CDS encoding alpha/beta fold hydrolase encodes MHRYFINNGEINVHVTEWGDRNNPVIFCLHGLGSTSLSFIEIADKLKDNFRIVAMDAPGHGKTAPFKTSEQYEMPSIVKWLNNILEKLNIGKFYSLSHSWGSFVSLFYLHRYPKKVLGTILIDGGYQTKRLKKQSLEEEVSYYERDFEDYLDTWEQFLEEAVYGAVSRRSSLLDLAGEDLALEKENRFYWHARGTTGGNIVKAMHKHETENIYEELPSNILLLRATLPKDRDNYRDLTSKLFQQKTGGTVNLVPNTSHMLHWDNPDIVVKEIRKRWVYS; translated from the coding sequence TTGCATAGATATTTTATTAATAACGGAGAAATAAATGTCCATGTTACGGAATGGGGAGATAGGAATAATCCTGTAATCTTTTGTCTTCATGGTTTGGGAAGCACCAGTCTTAGTTTTATCGAAATTGCAGATAAACTGAAAGATAACTTTAGAATTGTTGCAATGGATGCTCCTGGTCATGGTAAGACAGCTCCTTTTAAAACTTCTGAACAATATGAAATGCCTTCCATTGTAAAGTGGTTGAACAACATATTAGAAAAGCTTAATATTGGAAAATTTTATTCTCTATCACATTCTTGGGGAAGTTTTGTATCTCTATTTTATTTACATAGGTATCCTAAAAAAGTACTGGGAACCATTTTAATTGATGGTGGCTACCAAACGAAGAGGCTTAAAAAACAGTCATTGGAGGAAGAAGTATCTTATTATGAACGAGATTTTGAAGACTACCTAGATACGTGGGAACAGTTTTTAGAAGAAGCTGTATATGGTGCTGTTTCCCGAAGATCTTCATTACTTGATCTGGCTGGTGAAGACCTTGCTTTAGAAAAAGAGAACCGCTTTTATTGGCATGCGAGAGGAACAACAGGTGGAAATATCGTTAAAGCAATGCACAAGCATGAAACAGAAAATATCTATGAAGAATTGCCTTCTAACATACTGCTGTTAAGAGCAACATTACCTAAAGACCGAGATAATTACCGAGATTTGACTTCAAAATTATTTCAACAAAAAACTGGGGGAACAGTGAATTTAGTTCCAAATACGTCCCATATGTTGCATTGGGATAATCCCGATATAGTTGTAAAAGAAATAAGAAAGAGATGGGTATATTCTTAA
- a CDS encoding MGMT family protein gives MTPFTEAVIDIIRNIPEGKVMTYGQIARLAGNHRAARQVLRILHSMSQKHRLPWHRVINAKGQIAIKRDDSYNEQIMNLQMEGVDVSTEGMINLERFQWKG, from the coding sequence GTGACACCATTCACCGAAGCCGTCATTGATATTATTCGAAACATTCCTGAAGGCAAGGTTATGACGTATGGACAGATTGCGAGGCTTGCTGGAAACCATAGGGCTGCTCGTCAAGTACTGCGTATCCTCCATTCCATGAGCCAAAAGCATCGTCTGCCTTGGCATCGTGTAATTAATGCGAAAGGACAGATAGCAATAAAGCGCGATGATTCTTATAACGAGCAAATCATGAACCTACAGATGGAGGGGGTTGATGTAAGCACGGAAGGTATGATTAATTTAGAGAGATTTCAGTGGAAGGGATAG
- a CDS encoding ArsR/SmtB family transcription factor, with protein sequence MKSMLTLTKHSQLKALSDPIRAEIMLRLIEKPHTGQMLSERTGLSRAKIHYHLKELEKNELIYLVRKEEKGGVIQKFYQSAARGFTPSSELLPHIKDVSETSRQLLLQMAEKTKSVILSAPEHAFKQNQASENPSEWSYVGAMWQYSLSEKNFQEWIHKYFSLMDELSKMARETNDEAEKKLYYISTMAFEVDDLIMENEED encoded by the coding sequence ATGAAATCAATGTTGACCTTAACCAAACATAGCCAACTAAAAGCATTAAGTGATCCAATTAGAGCAGAGATTATGTTGCGTCTAATTGAAAAACCACATACAGGTCAAATGTTGTCCGAAAGAACTGGATTGTCTCGAGCAAAAATTCACTATCATTTAAAAGAGTTAGAGAAAAATGAATTAATTTATTTAGTTAGAAAAGAAGAAAAAGGTGGGGTTATCCAAAAATTTTATCAGTCAGCTGCAAGGGGTTTTACTCCCTCAAGTGAACTACTTCCGCATATTAAGGATGTTAGTGAAACTTCCAGACAGTTACTACTTCAAATGGCTGAAAAGACAAAAAGCGTAATACTATCTGCACCAGAGCATGCTTTTAAACAAAATCAAGCCAGTGAAAATCCTTCCGAATGGTCTTATGTTGGTGCGATGTGGCAGTATTCGCTGTCTGAAAAAAACTTTCAAGAATGGATTCATAAGTATTTTTCATTGATGGATGAACTTAGCAAAATGGCCAGGGAAACAAATGATGAAGCGGAAAAAAAACTTTATTATATTTCAACTATGGCGTTTGAAGTTGATGATTTGATTATGGAAAATGAAGAGGATTAA
- a CDS encoding MFS transporter, producing the protein MSLLKNKNFFVLFFGRIITNIGDSLYYVASMWLVHSIGNNPFYTGLAGFLILLPKALQFLVGPLVDKWKTKKVLVITQISQSILILVIPVAYYFDFLSIQLILIMMPIIAIIEEFAYPTQTKALPLIIKKTDLVKGNSLFAFAYQGVDIVFNALSGVIVAIFGAITIYFIDSVTFALAALFFSLIKLKENTAQNNYPRKNIKLSIVEYGRDLKEGIYLVFKSLLWVFLIGSFVANLAIGITMAILPDFSEELGGVEMYGILLTALSTGSLTGALLGPILGKYKVGKVSIICFTLGAVSWSLSGWLSSPIISTILFGLAWIPIGAVNVLFAGISQSIVPNRLLGRVNSVMYSFSIMAMPVGSLLGGYLCTIFDSALIFTCTGLGIAFIALTWFFQHNLRSLPMANDINAYTFKITYYEQKNDVATEK; encoded by the coding sequence ATTTCCTTGTTAAAAAACAAAAACTTTTTTGTATTGTTTTTCGGCAGAATTATTACAAATATAGGAGACAGTTTATATTACGTTGCCTCCATGTGGTTGGTTCACAGCATTGGCAATAATCCATTTTATACAGGGTTAGCTGGATTTCTAATTCTACTTCCAAAAGCATTACAATTTCTTGTTGGTCCACTAGTTGATAAGTGGAAAACAAAGAAGGTGCTTGTTATTACCCAGATTTCTCAGTCCATTTTAATTTTGGTCATCCCTGTCGCTTATTATTTCGATTTTCTTTCTATTCAACTTATTTTAATTATGATGCCAATCATTGCAATAATTGAAGAGTTTGCTTATCCAACTCAAACCAAAGCACTTCCCTTAATTATAAAGAAAACAGATTTAGTTAAAGGGAACTCCTTATTTGCCTTTGCGTATCAAGGGGTAGATATTGTTTTTAATGCCCTCTCGGGAGTCATCGTAGCTATATTCGGTGCGATCACAATATACTTTATTGATTCTGTTACGTTTGCATTAGCTGCACTCTTTTTTTCATTGATTAAACTGAAAGAAAATACTGCCCAGAATAACTACCCAAGAAAAAATATAAAATTATCTATTGTTGAATATGGCAGAGATTTGAAAGAAGGAATCTATCTTGTTTTTAAGTCTTTATTGTGGGTCTTTCTTATAGGCTCGTTTGTAGCGAATTTAGCAATTGGTATAACGATGGCCATATTACCTGATTTTTCAGAGGAGTTGGGAGGGGTGGAAATGTACGGAATACTCCTAACCGCATTATCTACTGGTTCATTAACAGGAGCGCTTTTAGGACCAATATTAGGGAAATATAAGGTAGGCAAGGTTTCCATCATTTGCTTCACGCTAGGTGCAGTTTCTTGGTCATTATCAGGGTGGTTATCATCGCCTATTATTAGCACTATCTTATTTGGATTAGCATGGATTCCGATTGGAGCAGTAAATGTCTTATTTGCGGGTATTAGTCAATCGATTGTCCCTAATCGATTATTAGGCAGAGTAAATTCTGTTATGTATAGCTTTAGTATAATGGCCATGCCAGTTGGATCCTTGTTAGGCGGATACTTATGTACTATTTTTGATAGTGCCCTAATTTTCACATGTACTGGTTTGGGGATTGCTTTTATAGCTTTAACTTGGTTTTTCCAACATAACTTAAGGAGTTTACCTATGGCGAATGATATTAATGCTTACACATTTAAGATTACTTATTACGAGCAGAAAAATGATGTAGCGACAGAAAAGTAA
- a CDS encoding metallophosphoesterase produces the protein MDKIKQLSIPNNSRIIVTSDIHGEIELFKNLLKKVHFTEEDYLIINGDLGEKGTNSKEVVRYIMELSSNNPRVHVIEGNCDAIVEDLLEENPLLIKYLCNRKHSLFNEWLEEIGFNLNEDSSIQEVKELLSNHFSKEIKWLSELPTVIETDHFIFVHAGLDNIENWQDTDRDTAVSIPTFLDKTHQANKYVIVGHWPVGNYSRDIPDNNPFIDEKKRIVAIDGGNVIKYTGQLNAFIIERSSIGDKFSHTYVDFLPSRNVLKDFRGDHGMIRAVGYPNYHIVPLEKGEHFTLCKQVETNQVLHVKNEYILQAENGHFTVKADVSCAQLSISEGDVVSLVDESCSGYTLIKKDGKVGWVAKDCLSRR, from the coding sequence TTGGACAAAATCAAACAACTATCCATTCCAAATAACAGTAGAATCATAGTAACCTCTGATATACATGGAGAAATAGAGCTATTCAAAAATCTATTAAAGAAAGTACATTTTACTGAAGAGGATTACTTAATTATCAACGGGGATTTGGGTGAAAAGGGTACAAACAGTAAAGAAGTTGTACGCTATATTATGGAGCTATCTTCTAACAACCCTAGGGTTCATGTGATAGAGGGGAATTGTGACGCGATAGTGGAGGACCTTTTAGAAGAAAATCCTCTATTAATAAAATATCTCTGTAATCGAAAACATTCCCTATTCAATGAATGGTTAGAGGAAATAGGTTTTAATCTCAATGAAGATTCTAGTATTCAAGAAGTGAAAGAGTTACTAAGCAATCACTTTTCAAAAGAAATAAAGTGGTTATCGGAATTGCCAACTGTGATTGAAACAGATCATTTTATCTTTGTTCATGCAGGATTAGACAATATTGAGAATTGGCAAGACACGGATCGAGATACTGCTGTTTCCATTCCTACCTTCTTAGACAAAACACATCAAGCTAACAAGTATGTGATCGTTGGTCACTGGCCAGTCGGTAATTATTCAAGAGATATCCCAGATAACAATCCATTTATCGATGAAAAGAAAAGAATCGTAGCAATTGATGGTGGCAATGTCATCAAATATACGGGACAATTAAATGCATTTATCATAGAAAGGTCCTCAATCGGAGATAAGTTTTCCCATACATATGTGGACTTTCTGCCAAGTCGTAACGTGTTAAAGGATTTTAGAGGAGATCATGGAATGATTAGGGCTGTGGGTTATCCAAACTATCATATTGTTCCACTGGAAAAAGGTGAACACTTTACTTTATGTAAACAAGTAGAGACCAATCAAGTTCTTCATGTGAAAAATGAGTATATTTTGCAAGCGGAAAATGGTCATTTTACCGTCAAAGCAGATGTATCCTGTGCACAATTAAGCATAAGTGAAGGAGATGTCGTATCGTTAGTAGATGAAAGCTGCTCTGGATATACCCTGATCAAAAAGGATGGAAAAGTCGGTTGGGTTGCAAAAGATTGTCTTAGTCGAAGGTAG